A window of Planctomycetaceae bacterium contains these coding sequences:
- a CDS encoding FG-GAP-like repeat-containing protein: MRFSARCSQVIPGPHVVRCGRVAILILVFGMVACLVAWWSITSARSPDAMLAKAGDAFAKEDFLTARDLARQLLRRHPKNVEALLVDARSSLALGRCTDAEQSFEKVLSCDGAVDAACTEAHLSLIRLMKMQGRYYDLQSHAEALLRSGDSGNEFLIPLAAPDGITLTEAEFSQAQFCRAAAPDDMSSLLGPARYLQWNSELKQAREILEQIIQDAPHNIEAQAQLGTNLLQQDDRSAFLLWLNQLPETAETHPEIWFLKGSWAVRQKQLNSAIRCFGEALLRDPNHRRANFSMAQALVMSGEPQSATTFTNRFEQLEEVARLATRGNDLSNSTISAETMYRIASLMLELGRLWEAAAWCQQALNRDPQKGVSQPSLLDQAQRPAPSTPLTLPKSQPLSHFDLASYPLVAFRDVSGNSVEVTAATGNTTGSMPPENMAAEPESQVSFRDISQSHGLLFRFQNGNDVESGLARMFEFSGGGVGVTDFDGDLWPDLYLTQGTTWPPPSAKYRDGLFRNLRGRQFLDCTSGSSLGDDAYSQGPSIGDFDNDGFADLALANIGANRLYHNNGDGTFTDITIDAGIVGDVWTSGCVLADLNGDTFPDLYHVNYLGGDDVYTRRCDRQGRPIQCPLQYFPSEQDQLLMNQGDGQFLDVTGESGITHPEGKGLGVVAADFDGSGQLSLFVANDDKPNFFFVPDGMTSGVTRTFSEQGVSSGLAFGSLGDAQSCMGVAVADINHDGRLDVFVTNFTNEPNNFYLQQSGLFFIDCAAQAGLELPGLRYMGWGTQFLDANLDGLPDLIVANGHLDQNTAGNMPYQMPTQFFQNLDGNRFVERSARSLGPYFEKMHAGRAIARVDWNRDGATDVCVTHVDDPVALLENHTSSCGHYLTIHLRGLHCSRDAIGSRVRISAGEKVWYNHLTAGDGFQASNQKQLTFGFGDLQHIDQLEIHWPSGIVQTLAAPALDQELLVVEGRPLRILPD, from the coding sequence ATGCGATTCTCTGCCCGATGCAGTCAAGTGATTCCCGGACCTCATGTCGTTCGATGCGGGCGCGTCGCAATCCTGATCCTTGTCTTCGGGATGGTGGCCTGCCTGGTTGCCTGGTGGTCGATCACATCCGCCCGCTCCCCGGATGCGATGCTGGCGAAGGCAGGCGATGCGTTCGCAAAGGAAGACTTTCTTACGGCGCGAGATCTTGCTCGACAGTTACTGAGACGCCATCCCAAAAATGTGGAGGCCCTGCTGGTCGATGCACGATCATCTCTGGCTTTGGGCCGTTGTACCGATGCGGAACAATCTTTTGAGAAGGTGCTGTCGTGCGATGGCGCCGTCGATGCAGCCTGCACCGAAGCGCATCTGTCGCTGATCCGACTGATGAAGATGCAGGGACGCTATTACGACCTGCAGTCACATGCCGAGGCGTTGCTGCGTTCCGGCGATTCAGGCAATGAATTCCTGATTCCTCTTGCGGCACCTGATGGAATCACACTGACAGAAGCGGAATTCTCGCAGGCGCAATTCTGTCGAGCGGCGGCACCCGATGACATGTCGTCTTTACTGGGCCCGGCCCGCTACCTGCAATGGAATTCGGAATTGAAGCAGGCCCGGGAGATTCTGGAACAGATCATTCAGGATGCACCGCACAACATCGAAGCCCAGGCGCAGCTGGGCACCAACCTGCTTCAGCAAGATGACCGGTCTGCATTCCTGCTGTGGCTGAATCAACTGCCTGAGACCGCTGAGACACACCCGGAAATCTGGTTTCTGAAGGGTTCCTGGGCCGTCCGACAAAAGCAACTGAATTCTGCAATTCGTTGTTTCGGAGAGGCGCTGTTGCGAGACCCCAACCATCGGCGAGCCAATTTCTCTATGGCTCAGGCACTGGTGATGTCGGGCGAGCCGCAATCGGCAACGACTTTTACGAATCGATTTGAGCAGCTTGAGGAAGTGGCCCGCCTGGCAACGCGGGGCAATGACTTGTCGAACAGCACAATATCGGCGGAGACGATGTACAGAATTGCGTCTCTGATGCTAGAACTAGGGCGGTTGTGGGAAGCGGCAGCATGGTGTCAACAGGCATTGAATAGAGATCCGCAGAAGGGGGTGTCGCAGCCGTCGCTGCTGGATCAGGCTCAGCGTCCCGCGCCGTCCACACCGCTCACGCTCCCGAAGTCACAACCGCTCAGTCACTTCGACCTTGCCTCTTATCCATTGGTTGCCTTCCGGGACGTTTCAGGGAATTCAGTTGAAGTCACCGCTGCCACAGGGAACACCACAGGGAGCATGCCTCCAGAAAACATGGCCGCTGAACCGGAATCACAGGTGTCGTTTCGGGATATTTCACAGTCGCACGGGCTTTTGTTTCGATTTCAAAATGGCAACGACGTGGAGTCCGGGCTTGCGCGCATGTTTGAATTCAGCGGTGGCGGCGTTGGCGTCACCGATTTTGACGGTGACCTGTGGCCCGATCTGTATTTGACTCAGGGCACGACATGGCCACCGCCCAGCGCGAAATATCGCGACGGCCTGTTCCGAAACCTCCGTGGCCGGCAGTTTCTGGATTGTACGTCAGGATCGAGCCTGGGTGACGATGCTTACAGTCAGGGCCCATCGATCGGGGATTTTGATAACGACGGTTTCGCAGACCTTGCATTAGCGAACATCGGAGCGAATCGGCTGTACCACAACAATGGTGATGGCACATTCACTGACATCACAATAGACGCCGGCATCGTTGGGGACGTCTGGACTTCAGGTTGTGTTCTGGCAGACCTGAACGGTGACACTTTTCCTGATCTTTACCACGTCAATTATCTTGGCGGTGATGACGTCTACACACGGCGATGTGATCGGCAGGGCCGTCCCATTCAATGTCCGCTGCAGTATTTTCCATCAGAGCAGGATCAGTTGCTGATGAACCAGGGGGACGGTCAGTTTCTGGACGTCACGGGCGAATCAGGGATTACACACCCGGAAGGAAAAGGACTGGGGGTTGTCGCGGCAGACTTCGACGGCTCTGGCCAATTGAGTCTGTTTGTCGCTAACGATGACAAACCCAATTTCTTCTTTGTCCCCGATGGAATGACTTCCGGGGTCACGCGCACGTTTTCGGAACAAGGTGTCTCATCAGGACTGGCCTTCGGAAGTCTTGGTGACGCTCAGTCGTGTATGGGAGTGGCTGTTGCTGATATTAATCACGATGGTCGTCTGGATGTATTTGTCACGAATTTCACTAATGAACCGAACAACTTCTATCTCCAGCAGTCGGGCCTGTTTTTTATTGATTGTGCAGCTCAGGCGGGGCTCGAGTTGCCAGGCCTTCGATATATGGGCTGGGGGACACAGTTCCTCGATGCGAACCTGGATGGTTTGCCGGATCTCATTGTTGCCAACGGTCATCTCGATCAGAACACGGCCGGAAACATGCCTTACCAGATGCCAACTCAGTTCTTTCAGAATCTGGATGGCAACCGTTTTGTTGAGCGGTCAGCCCGTAGTCTCGGTCCCTACTTTGAGAAGATGCATGCAGGACGAGCGATTGCCCGAGTCGACTGGAATCGGGACGGAGCCACTGATGTGTGTGTGACTCACGTCGATGACCCCGTGGCGCTGCTTGAAAATCATACATCCAGCTGTGGTCATTACCTGACGATTCATTTGCGTGGGCTCCACTGCAGTCGTGATGCCATCGGAAGCCGCGTCCGAATCTCTGCGGGTGAAAAAGTCTGGTACAACCATTTGACGGCGGGCGATGGCTTTCAGGCCAGCAATCAGAAACAACTGACCTTCGGATTCGGCGACCTGCAACACATCGATCAACTGGAGATTCACTGGCCGTCGGGTATTGTACAGACACTCGCAGCCCCGGCTCTGGATCAGGAATTGCTGGTCGTCGAAGGCCGACCGCTGCGAATTCTTCCGGACTAA
- a CDS encoding NAD(P)-dependent alcohol dehydrogenase translates to MKAYQIQSDGGIDAIGLIDVAEPNPGPGQVVVRMKAASLNFRDLIITRGGYPRNDRCPVIPLSDGAGEVLAVGEGVTGLQPGDRVVNCFFEDWESGDVDEAQMQTARGGGIDGVLAEQVVFSERALLPIPSHLSFEQAATLPCAAVTAWQALVSLGGLQAGQTVLTLGTGGVSLFALQFAKMHGARVIITSSSDDKLMKARQLGADETINYRTTPEWENEVLRLTDGRGVDNVIELGGPGTLPKSLACARVSGRVSMIGVLTGAAGDVNPMLALFNRVTMQGIYVGSRSMFQDMNQAISANKLEPIVDRVFDFSEARQAYRYLKSGSHFGKVVVRIGESSDGQAIA, encoded by the coding sequence ATGAAGGCATACCAGATCCAGAGTGATGGAGGCATCGATGCCATCGGGCTGATTGACGTTGCCGAACCGAATCCCGGACCTGGCCAGGTTGTTGTCAGAATGAAAGCTGCCAGCCTGAATTTTCGCGATCTGATTATCACACGTGGTGGATACCCACGGAATGATCGTTGTCCGGTGATTCCATTGTCAGATGGGGCAGGCGAAGTCCTGGCTGTTGGTGAAGGCGTCACTGGTCTCCAGCCGGGAGACCGCGTTGTCAATTGCTTCTTCGAAGACTGGGAATCCGGCGACGTTGACGAAGCTCAAATGCAGACGGCTCGCGGCGGTGGAATCGATGGCGTTTTAGCCGAACAGGTGGTTTTTTCCGAACGAGCCTTGTTGCCAATTCCATCGCACCTCAGCTTCGAGCAGGCAGCGACTCTACCATGCGCCGCTGTCACGGCCTGGCAAGCGCTGGTGTCTCTGGGTGGACTTCAGGCCGGCCAGACCGTGTTGACACTCGGCACCGGTGGTGTCTCACTCTTTGCGCTGCAATTTGCAAAGATGCACGGAGCCAGAGTGATTATTACTTCCAGCAGTGATGACAAACTCATGAAGGCGCGACAACTCGGTGCGGATGAGACAATTAATTACCGCACTACGCCGGAGTGGGAAAACGAAGTACTGCGATTGACCGACGGTCGAGGTGTGGACAACGTTATTGAACTGGGTGGCCCGGGCACATTGCCGAAGTCTCTGGCGTGTGCGCGGGTCAGTGGTCGGGTTTCCATGATTGGCGTACTCACCGGTGCGGCAGGCGATGTCAATCCAATGCTCGCGCTGTTCAATCGGGTTACGATGCAGGGAATCTATGTCGGAAGTCGATCGATGTTCCAGGATATGAATCAAGCCATTTCGGCCAACAAGCTTGAACCAATCGTCGATCGTGTTTTCGATTTTTCGGAAGCCAGGCAAGCGTATCGGTATCTCAAGTCCGGAAGTCATTTCGGGAAGGTCGTGGTCCGAATTGGCGAATCCTCCGACGGCCAGGCAATTGCCTGA
- a CDS encoding alpha/beta hydrolase, whose product MEMTHSRRWQTPVVLLLALLSTPVTMAQRPGERPEIAIWDGPVPGPIVPAEPEESQVTGQDGKTRRFNVSRPRVFVYEPAREVPRTGSCVIIVPGGGFGRLSDEHEGKDLGHWFADQGLVAFQLAYRTPTNKQPEPNAGPVMDTQMAVMKIREKAADYGIQPNRIAVLGFSAGGQTALVAATTEVQFDGGEKRLNHRPDLLLLIYPYQVSNPEGTHLRGNIEINEKTPPTFIAQAADDPASKVNGTLLLYSQLISKKVPAELHIYERGGHGYGMRPVKGSPVAEDWPGRAANWLKLREFLSPGSDSSEK is encoded by the coding sequence ATGGAAATGACCCATTCTCGCCGCTGGCAAACCCCTGTCGTTCTCCTGCTGGCTCTGCTTTCCACACCGGTAACAATGGCACAGCGTCCCGGAGAACGCCCGGAAATTGCCATCTGGGACGGACCAGTTCCGGGACCGATTGTGCCAGCCGAACCCGAAGAATCTCAGGTGACGGGACAGGACGGCAAGACTCGTCGTTTCAACGTTTCCAGGCCCCGGGTCTTTGTCTACGAGCCAGCCCGGGAGGTGCCACGAACTGGTTCATGCGTGATTATTGTTCCCGGCGGAGGATTCGGCCGTTTGTCGGACGAGCACGAAGGCAAAGATCTCGGTCACTGGTTCGCAGATCAGGGGCTTGTCGCCTTTCAGCTGGCCTACCGAACACCCACAAACAAGCAACCAGAACCGAACGCAGGCCCCGTAATGGACACGCAAATGGCGGTGATGAAAATTCGCGAGAAGGCGGCCGATTATGGAATCCAGCCAAATCGGATTGCAGTCCTTGGATTTTCCGCAGGTGGCCAGACTGCTCTGGTCGCCGCCACCACCGAAGTTCAATTCGACGGGGGTGAGAAGAGACTGAATCATCGCCCAGATCTGTTGCTGCTGATCTACCCGTATCAGGTTTCGAACCCGGAAGGAACGCATCTTCGCGGCAACATCGAAATCAACGAAAAGACGCCTCCCACCTTCATTGCTCAGGCGGCCGACGATCCGGCATCAAAAGTCAATGGAACCCTTCTACTGTACTCCCAACTCATCAGCAAAAAAGTACCCGCAGAACTTCACATTTATGAACGAGGTGGGCATGGCTATGGGATGCGACCTGTGAAAGGAAGTCCCGTTGCAGAAGACTGGCCAGGGCGAGCCGCAAACTGGCTCAAACTGCGGGAATTTTTGAGTCCCGGCTCGGATTCATCCGAGAAATAG
- a CDS encoding glucose-6-phosphate isomerase encodes MTKPIIQYVPEAALKLLSADRLRSVQPAIDKAREETLNDVELWQSGAEVPAEKQPLDAGFIQWPEELLQDLKDNGDTSLVVRLEKCAARIRNEVDSVVVLGIGGSYMGMRAMMEALRNPYHNELGREERNGIPRIYFDGWNVDSDNQSALLELLEHRAAANPADSPLGRTAVVVISKSGGTLETAAAFRTFRALIERRFGTKAAELIVPVTGDAGRLRNLSNAAGYQDVFSIPEGIGGRFSVLTAVGLLPAAISGMDIRQLLQGAADMTEHFRSAPFGNNAVMDYTAVGHVFENDCGMIIRLLSTWGSKLEAVGLWYDQLLSESLGKHERGATPITVVNTRDLHSRGQQHQEGRRDKLITNLLPGTPSKPPLTLPSHSLDQDQLNQLAGVEFPRILQAAIDGTNQAYADDKRPTADIMLPEINEHTIGQVFQMLMLATVLEGRLVGTNPYGQPGVEAYKKNMQANLGIR; translated from the coding sequence ATGACGAAACCCATCATTCAATACGTTCCGGAAGCTGCGCTGAAATTACTGTCTGCGGATCGGCTCAGGTCCGTTCAGCCAGCGATAGATAAAGCCCGTGAAGAAACGTTGAACGATGTTGAATTGTGGCAAAGTGGTGCGGAGGTCCCTGCGGAGAAGCAGCCGCTGGATGCAGGATTCATTCAATGGCCGGAAGAACTTCTTCAGGACCTGAAAGACAATGGCGACACGAGTCTGGTCGTTCGGCTCGAAAAATGCGCAGCGCGCATTCGAAACGAAGTTGATTCAGTTGTCGTCCTTGGGATCGGAGGTTCCTACATGGGCATGCGAGCCATGATGGAGGCGTTGCGAAATCCCTATCACAATGAGCTTGGCCGAGAGGAACGCAACGGCATTCCGCGAATTTACTTCGATGGGTGGAATGTCGATTCTGATAACCAGTCAGCTCTTCTTGAATTGCTTGAACACCGGGCTGCCGCAAATCCGGCAGATTCGCCGCTGGGTCGCACTGCTGTGGTTGTGATCAGTAAATCTGGTGGAACGCTCGAAACCGCAGCCGCTTTTCGAACATTTCGTGCATTGATCGAACGTCGATTCGGTACCAAAGCAGCCGAGCTGATTGTTCCGGTCACGGGTGACGCCGGCAGACTTCGAAATCTATCCAACGCTGCGGGCTACCAGGATGTATTTTCAATCCCGGAAGGTATCGGCGGACGCTTTTCTGTGCTGACTGCCGTCGGTCTGTTGCCTGCTGCCATTTCGGGGATGGATATTCGGCAACTGTTGCAGGGTGCTGCAGATATGACGGAACATTTCCGATCCGCTCCATTCGGCAACAACGCAGTCATGGACTACACAGCAGTCGGGCACGTATTCGAAAATGATTGCGGCATGATTATTCGGCTCCTGTCGACATGGGGCAGCAAGCTGGAAGCTGTGGGGTTGTGGTACGATCAGTTGTTGAGCGAAAGTCTCGGCAAGCACGAACGAGGGGCGACTCCCATCACGGTGGTCAACACGCGTGATCTGCATAGTCGAGGTCAGCAGCATCAGGAAGGTCGTCGCGATAAGCTCATCACGAATCTACTGCCCGGAACTCCATCGAAACCACCATTGACACTACCATCGCACAGTCTTGATCAGGACCAGCTCAATCAGTTGGCAGGAGTCGAATTCCCCCGCATTCTGCAGGCTGCGATTGACGGCACCAATCAGGCCTATGCTGACGACAAACGACCCACCGCGGATATCATGCTTCCGGAAATCAACGAACACACGATCGGCCAGGTGTTCCAAATGCTGATGCTGGCAACGGTTCTTGAGGGACGGCTTGTGGGAACCAATCCTTATGGGCAGCCAGGGGTCGAAGCATACAAGAAAAACATGCAGGCCAACCTCGGTATCCGATAA
- a CDS encoding LptF/LptG family permease, with protein sequence MFTTFDRYLLGRLLHTFGVFFIAAYGLFVVIDLFMNVDDFQNDAAGLVQVGGSILEYYTYRCAEFFEIAGPVLIVISVITVLGLLQKNSETYPILAAGIPAFRLLKPLLIAAAILNVLLIVNQEFIIPSIAVQLQTARGSSTAKLQKVEPVYDFSNHLMHIDGEFVKVEEQKLLAATFTLPAPELSTSVNALTAEYAVYMDAADKRPAGWMLKNLTGVFDSDILTEEGRRRVIPHPNGRDLFIVSAVSFDQLYNRGRNLKLLSSSQLVQRIRNPSTGLVPVRGQSLALHSRITRPLLCLISITIALPLVMKKESRSLIMNMAVCAGVQGFFYGVTQGCFALGSTGAIAPDLAAWLPVIVCGIASTWTAGYVQT encoded by the coding sequence ATGTTCACAACCTTCGACCGTTATCTTCTGGGGCGACTCCTGCACACATTTGGTGTGTTCTTTATCGCTGCCTACGGTTTGTTTGTGGTGATTGACTTGTTTATGAACGTGGACGACTTTCAGAACGATGCTGCCGGCCTGGTTCAGGTGGGCGGCAGCATTCTGGAATACTATACCTATCGGTGCGCAGAATTTTTTGAGATTGCCGGACCGGTTCTGATCGTGATTTCAGTGATTACGGTGCTTGGTCTGTTGCAGAAGAATTCTGAAACTTATCCGATTCTGGCTGCGGGCATCCCTGCCTTTCGCCTGTTGAAGCCGCTTTTGATCGCTGCGGCAATTCTGAATGTTCTGCTCATCGTCAATCAGGAATTCATCATCCCTTCGATTGCAGTGCAGCTTCAAACTGCCCGGGGAAGTTCAACGGCCAAATTGCAGAAGGTGGAACCTGTTTACGATTTCTCAAACCACCTGATGCATATTGATGGTGAATTTGTGAAGGTAGAAGAACAGAAACTGCTTGCCGCAACGTTCACATTGCCCGCGCCCGAGTTGTCGACATCTGTCAATGCGCTGACGGCAGAGTATGCAGTTTACATGGATGCAGCCGATAAACGTCCCGCTGGCTGGATGCTGAAGAATCTGACAGGCGTTTTTGATTCTGACATCCTGACAGAAGAAGGTCGGCGTCGAGTGATCCCCCATCCCAACGGCCGCGACCTGTTCATTGTTTCGGCGGTCAGTTTTGACCAGCTTTATAACCGCGGTCGCAATCTGAAACTGCTTTCGTCGTCGCAGCTGGTGCAGCGGATCCGGAATCCATCAACTGGTCTGGTTCCGGTTCGCGGGCAAAGCCTGGCTCTGCATTCCCGAATCACTCGACCACTGCTTTGCCTGATCAGTATTACAATTGCTCTGCCGCTGGTGATGAAAAAAGAATCTCGCAGTCTGATCATGAACATGGCCGTCTGCGCTGGTGTTCAGGGATTCTTCTATGGCGTGACGCAGGGATGTTTTGCATTGGGCAGCACGGGAGCCATCGCACCGGATCTGGCGGCATGGCTGCCGGTGATTGTCTGCGGAATTGCCAGCACTTGGACGGCGGGATACGTTCAGACATAG
- the vsr gene encoding DNA mismatch endonuclease Vsr: MVDVHNSEQRSFNMSRIRSKDTKPEIIVRSVVHRLGYRFRLHRRDLPGKPDLVLPRHGRIIFVHGCFWHMHRCRYGRVVPATNTEFWQTKRSENVKRDQRNRKQLRHAGWKVLTVWECWTKDVPGLLIPRLVDFLSENDSPPSPECSGEPVST; the protein is encoded by the coding sequence ATGGTGGACGTTCACAATTCTGAACAGCGATCGTTCAACATGTCCCGCATTCGATCAAAAGATACGAAGCCGGAGATCATTGTCCGTTCAGTCGTCCATCGCCTTGGGTATCGATTTCGGCTGCACCGCAGAGATCTGCCGGGAAAGCCGGATTTGGTCCTGCCAAGGCACGGCAGGATTATCTTCGTACACGGCTGTTTCTGGCACATGCACCGGTGTCGGTATGGCAGAGTCGTGCCCGCTACGAATACTGAATTCTGGCAAACGAAACGCAGCGAAAATGTGAAGCGTGATCAGCGAAATCGAAAGCAATTGCGGCACGCAGGCTGGAAGGTGCTGACCGTTTGGGAATGCTGGACCAAAGATGTTCCGGGACTGCTCATTCCCCGACTGGTCGACTTTCTGTCGGAGAATGACTCCCCACCCAGTCCCGAGTGTTCGGGCGAACCTGTCAGCACTTAA
- a CDS encoding CehA/McbA family metallohydrolase: MLYRVRRWVDPAKMGWWSGDHHIHAAGCLHYENPTQGVQPADMIRHIMGEDLKVGCCLTWGPCFDYQKRFFTGEVAEQSQYPYTLRYDVEVSGFGSHMSGHLNLLNLQQQIYPGGESKDHWPTLGLNTLRWAKRQGAVCGPAHSSIGLSRFVGRVPDTDGKDGPNNLPNFNIPAFDGIGANEFIVDVTHQVPGIDGALVPAVDFISTMNTERVAEWNMWYHVLNCGFRVAASGETDFPCMSGERVGIGRVYAQVDGKLTFEKWVQSIADGRSYVSDGLCHLTGLNATDIQTGQVAKLGVDGSELRLKPPGEVSFAVDVAALLEDQEMEVELIVNGYPAVSKKTKADGTLTEITFKHRLEKSSWVAVRVFPHAHTNPIYVVVDDQPIRGATESIRWCLAGVEQCWKAKQATYDADEQKDATAAYEHARTYYQRLLAKEHEAQ, encoded by the coding sequence TTGTTGTATCGCGTCCGGCGCTGGGTCGATCCGGCCAAAATGGGCTGGTGGTCGGGCGATCATCACATTCACGCGGCTGGCTGTCTGCACTATGAAAATCCCACGCAAGGCGTCCAACCTGCTGACATGATCAGGCACATCATGGGCGAAGACTTGAAGGTAGGTTGCTGCCTCACGTGGGGACCGTGCTTTGACTACCAGAAGAGATTCTTCACTGGCGAGGTCGCTGAACAATCTCAGTATCCCTACACGTTGCGATACGATGTCGAAGTTTCGGGATTTGGCTCGCACATGTCGGGGCACCTGAACCTGCTCAATCTGCAACAACAGATTTACCCGGGCGGAGAATCCAAAGATCACTGGCCGACGTTAGGGCTCAACACATTGCGGTGGGCAAAACGACAAGGTGCCGTCTGCGGGCCCGCCCATTCATCGATCGGCCTCAGCCGCTTTGTGGGGCGTGTTCCCGATACCGACGGTAAAGACGGTCCAAACAATTTGCCAAATTTCAACATCCCGGCATTTGATGGGATCGGTGCGAATGAGTTTATCGTCGATGTGACCCATCAAGTCCCCGGCATCGATGGGGCTTTGGTCCCTGCGGTCGATTTTATCTCGACGATGAACACCGAACGAGTTGCCGAGTGGAACATGTGGTATCACGTGTTGAACTGTGGGTTCCGCGTCGCTGCGAGTGGTGAAACCGATTTTCCCTGCATGAGCGGTGAGCGAGTTGGCATTGGCCGCGTGTATGCACAAGTCGACGGGAAATTGACATTCGAAAAATGGGTTCAATCCATCGCCGATGGACGAAGTTATGTTAGCGACGGCCTCTGTCACCTAACCGGTCTCAATGCCACAGATATCCAAACCGGTCAAGTTGCCAAACTAGGTGTCGATGGCAGCGAGTTGAGACTGAAGCCGCCAGGCGAAGTCTCATTCGCTGTGGACGTCGCCGCGCTGCTCGAAGATCAAGAGATGGAAGTGGAGCTGATCGTCAACGGCTACCCTGCGGTGAGCAAGAAAACCAAGGCAGATGGCACACTCACAGAAATCACGTTTAAGCATCGACTGGAAAAAAGTAGTTGGGTTGCCGTGCGTGTGTTTCCCCATGCCCACACGAATCCTATCTACGTTGTTGTCGACGATCAGCCGATTAGGGGTGCTACTGAAAGCATCCGTTGGTGTTTGGCCGGAGTCGAGCAGTGCTGGAAAGCCAAACAAGCGACTTACGACGCAGATGAACAAAAAGACGCGACGGCCGCGTACGAACACGCCCGCACCTACTATCAACGGTTACTCGCGAAAGAACACGAGGCGCAATGA
- a CDS encoding DUF480 domain-containing protein yields MSDDVKNEIRQLNRTQRRVIGVLMEKAFTTPDQYPLTLKATTTGCNQKNNRDPVTDYSESQVADALEALRQLGLIAEVFTDGGRAARYRHYMRHKFDFSETQFAVIAELLLRGRQQPGELRTRASRMVKIESQEQLKADLQDLQEKGFIQANGALERRGVEVDHTFYMDREGQKMEQMADEPTVSASPATPTRVSTPVAAPASTPANERTASGHGDSVALNQAMLRLTELTAQFSALESTVEELRDRLERLESDLGG; encoded by the coding sequence ATGTCGGATGATGTTAAGAACGAAATTCGCCAGCTGAATCGCACTCAAAGGCGCGTCATTGGCGTCCTGATGGAGAAGGCATTCACGACACCGGACCAGTACCCATTAACACTGAAAGCAACGACCACCGGCTGCAACCAGAAGAATAACCGCGATCCAGTCACCGATTACAGCGAATCGCAGGTGGCGGATGCTCTTGAGGCGTTAAGGCAACTGGGGCTGATCGCCGAAGTCTTTACCGATGGTGGCAGAGCAGCACGCTATCGCCACTACATGCGGCACAAATTTGACTTCTCCGAAACACAGTTTGCTGTCATCGCGGAATTGCTGCTCAGAGGTCGTCAGCAACCTGGTGAATTGCGCACACGTGCCAGTCGGATGGTCAAAATTGAAAGTCAGGAACAGCTGAAGGCGGATCTGCAGGACCTTCAGGAAAAAGGATTTATTCAGGCCAATGGCGCGCTCGAACGACGTGGGGTGGAAGTCGATCACACGTTCTACATGGATCGAGAAGGTCAGAAAATGGAGCAGATGGCGGACGAACCGACCGTGTCTGCCTCACCAGCGACTCCCACTCGTGTTTCAACGCCTGTTGCTGCGCCCGCAAGCACGCCTGCGAACGAAAGAACTGCCAGCGGTCATGGGGATTCTGTTGCCCTGAATCAGGCCATGCTGAGGTTAACCGAACTCACGGCACAGTTTTCCGCGCTGGAATCCACGGTCGAAGAATTACGAGACCGACTCGAACGACTTGAATCTGACCTCGGCGGTTAA